The Mauremys mutica isolate MM-2020 ecotype Southern chromosome 1, ASM2049712v1, whole genome shotgun sequence genome has a segment encoding these proteins:
- the GPALPP1 gene encoding GPALPP motifs-containing protein 1 isoform X2, giving the protein MRTSARLQVQYCLLATKKAQKCMTVMKAPSLLLCSEKQIEILKRSKTLIQYPSQKQKRAQEDDDDDDGFFGPALPPGFKKQDDSPERPVIGPALPPGFKKPTQYTEDNSCSIGSSISSEFHTQATDSEEDDAVIGPMPAKGPVESSVTRDFERRAQRMKEKLTSDDDGSKQVSRESWMTELPPELKGFGLGPRTFKRRTDEKSGDKSIWTDTPADRERKAQEMQEAKKSASKDDEEIVLSARDKRLAEQLSSYNDSKRSESLMDMHHKKLKSKATEDKKPQERRPFDRDQDLQVNRFDEVQKKALIKKSRELNTRFSHSKGNMFL; this is encoded by the exons TTGCAGGTCCAGTATTGCCTCCTGGCTACAAAAAAAGCTCAGAAATGCATGACAGTGATGAAGGCTCCAagtctcctcctctgctcagagAAGCAAATAGAGATTCTGAAGAGGAGCAAGACACTGATCCAGTACCCAAGTCA AAAACAGAAAAGAGCtcaggaagatgatgatgatgatgatggcttTTTTGGACCTGCTCTTCCTCCTGGATTTAAAAAGCAGGATGATTCTCCAGAGAG GCCTGTTATAGGTCCTGCTTTACCCCCTGGTTTTAAGAAACCTACACAGTATACTGAGGATAACAGCTGTTCCATAGGATCTTCTATTTCTTCAGAATTCCATACCCAG gCAACAGATAGTGAGGAAGACGACGCTGTCATAGGTCCAATGCCTGCAAAAGGACCAGTAGAATCCAGTGTAACTAGAGACTTTGAACGCAGAGCTCAGCGAATGAAAGAAAAACTTACTTCAGATGAT gATGGGTCCAAGCAAGTTTCAAGGGAGTCTTGGATGACTGAGCTTCCACCAGAATTGAAAGGCTTTGGATTGGGCCCAAGAACTTTCAAGAGAAGAACAGATGAGAAATCAGGAGATAAGTCAATTTGGACAGATACTCCAGCTGACAGAGAGAGGAAAGCCCAA GAAATGCAAGAAGCAAAGAAGTCAGCCAGTAAAGATGATGAAGAAATTGTATTATCGGCAAGAGACAAGAGACTGGCTGAGCAGCTGTCTTCATACAAT GACTCAAAAAGATCAGAATCTCTCATGGATATGCATCATAAAAAATTAAAGAGCAAAGCAACTGAAGATAAGAAACCTCAAGAGAGGAGGCCATTTGACCGAGACCAGGACCTCCAAGTCAATCGATTTGATGAAGTTCAAAAGAAAGCCCTGATAAAGAAATCCAGAGAGTTAAACACCAGGTTTTCACATAGCAAAGGCAATATGTTTTTATAA
- the GPALPP1 gene encoding GPALPP motifs-containing protein 1 isoform X3, with product MRTSARLQVQYCLLATKKAQKCMTVMKAPSLLLCSEKQIEILKRSKTLIQYPKNRKELRKMMMMMMAFLDLLFLLDLKSRMILQRGPALPPGFKKPTQYTEDNSCSIGSSISSEFHTQATDSEEDDAVIGPMPAKGPVESSVTRDFERRAQRMKEKLTSDDDGSKQVSRESWMTELPPELKGFGLGPRTFKRRTDEKSGDKSIWTDTPADRERKAQEMQEAKKSASKDDEEIVLSARDKRLAEQLSSYNDSKRSESLMDMHHKKLKSKATEDKKPQERRPFDRDQDLQVNRFDEVQKKALIKKSRELNTRFSHSKGNMFL from the exons TTGCAGGTCCAGTATTGCCTCCTGGCTACAAAAAAAGCTCAGAAATGCATGACAGTGATGAAGGCTCCAagtctcctcctctgctcagagAAGCAAATAGAGATTCTGAAGAGGAGCAAGACACTGATCCAGTACCCAA AAAACAGAAAAGAGCtcaggaagatgatgatgatgatgatggcttTTTTGGACCTGCTCTTCCTCCTGGATTTAAAAAGCAGGATGATTCTCCAGAGAG GTCCTGCTTTACCCCCTGGTTTTAAGAAACCTACACAGTATACTGAGGATAACAGCTGTTCCATAGGATCTTCTATTTCTTCAGAATTCCATACCCAG gCAACAGATAGTGAGGAAGACGACGCTGTCATAGGTCCAATGCCTGCAAAAGGACCAGTAGAATCCAGTGTAACTAGAGACTTTGAACGCAGAGCTCAGCGAATGAAAGAAAAACTTACTTCAGATGAT gATGGGTCCAAGCAAGTTTCAAGGGAGTCTTGGATGACTGAGCTTCCACCAGAATTGAAAGGCTTTGGATTGGGCCCAAGAACTTTCAAGAGAAGAACAGATGAGAAATCAGGAGATAAGTCAATTTGGACAGATACTCCAGCTGACAGAGAGAGGAAAGCCCAA GAAATGCAAGAAGCAAAGAAGTCAGCCAGTAAAGATGATGAAGAAATTGTATTATCGGCAAGAGACAAGAGACTGGCTGAGCAGCTGTCTTCATACAAT GACTCAAAAAGATCAGAATCTCTCATGGATATGCATCATAAAAAATTAAAGAGCAAAGCAACTGAAGATAAGAAACCTCAAGAGAGGAGGCCATTTGACCGAGACCAGGACCTCCAAGTCAATCGATTTGATGAAGTTCAAAAGAAAGCCCTGATAAAGAAATCCAGAGAGTTAAACACCAGGTTTTCACATAGCAAAGGCAATATGTTTTTATAA
- the GPALPP1 gene encoding GPALPP motifs-containing protein 1 isoform X1, giving the protein MARELMGPALPPGFACCAEADPDEDFSQVAGPVLPPGYKKSSEMHDSDEGSKSPPLLREANRDSEEEQDTDPVPKKQKRAQEDDDDDDGFFGPALPPGFKKQDDSPERPVIGPALPPGFKKPTQYTEDNSCSIGSSISSEFHTQATDSEEDDAVIGPMPAKGPVESSVTRDFERRAQRMKEKLTSDDDGSKQVSRESWMTELPPELKGFGLGPRTFKRRTDEKSGDKSIWTDTPADRERKAQEMQEAKKSASKDDEEIVLSARDKRLAEQLSSYNDSKRSESLMDMHHKKLKSKATEDKKPQERRPFDRDQDLQVNRFDEVQKKALIKKSRELNTRFSHSKGNMFL; this is encoded by the exons TTGCAGGTCCAGTATTGCCTCCTGGCTACAAAAAAAGCTCAGAAATGCATGACAGTGATGAAGGCTCCAagtctcctcctctgctcagagAAGCAAATAGAGATTCTGAAGAGGAGCAAGACACTGATCCAGTACCCAA AAAACAGAAAAGAGCtcaggaagatgatgatgatgatgatggcttTTTTGGACCTGCTCTTCCTCCTGGATTTAAAAAGCAGGATGATTCTCCAGAGAG GCCTGTTATAGGTCCTGCTTTACCCCCTGGTTTTAAGAAACCTACACAGTATACTGAGGATAACAGCTGTTCCATAGGATCTTCTATTTCTTCAGAATTCCATACCCAG gCAACAGATAGTGAGGAAGACGACGCTGTCATAGGTCCAATGCCTGCAAAAGGACCAGTAGAATCCAGTGTAACTAGAGACTTTGAACGCAGAGCTCAGCGAATGAAAGAAAAACTTACTTCAGATGAT gATGGGTCCAAGCAAGTTTCAAGGGAGTCTTGGATGACTGAGCTTCCACCAGAATTGAAAGGCTTTGGATTGGGCCCAAGAACTTTCAAGAGAAGAACAGATGAGAAATCAGGAGATAAGTCAATTTGGACAGATACTCCAGCTGACAGAGAGAGGAAAGCCCAA GAAATGCAAGAAGCAAAGAAGTCAGCCAGTAAAGATGATGAAGAAATTGTATTATCGGCAAGAGACAAGAGACTGGCTGAGCAGCTGTCTTCATACAAT GACTCAAAAAGATCAGAATCTCTCATGGATATGCATCATAAAAAATTAAAGAGCAAAGCAACTGAAGATAAGAAACCTCAAGAGAGGAGGCCATTTGACCGAGACCAGGACCTCCAAGTCAATCGATTTGATGAAGTTCAAAAGAAAGCCCTGATAAAGAAATCCAGAGAGTTAAACACCAGGTTTTCACATAGCAAAGGCAATATGTTTTTATAA
- the GPALPP1 gene encoding GPALPP motifs-containing protein 1 isoform X4 has product MMMMMMAFLDLLFLLDLKSRMILQRGPALPPGFKKPTQYTEDNSCSIGSSISSEFHTQATDSEEDDAVIGPMPAKGPVESSVTRDFERRAQRMKEKLTSDDDGSKQVSRESWMTELPPELKGFGLGPRTFKRRTDEKSGDKSIWTDTPADRERKAQEMQEAKKSASKDDEEIVLSARDKRLAEQLSSYNDSKRSESLMDMHHKKLKSKATEDKKPQERRPFDRDQDLQVNRFDEVQKKALIKKSRELNTRFSHSKGNMFL; this is encoded by the exons atgatgatgatgatgatggcttTTTTGGACCTGCTCTTCCTCCTGGATTTAAAAAGCAGGATGATTCTCCAGAGAG GTCCTGCTTTACCCCCTGGTTTTAAGAAACCTACACAGTATACTGAGGATAACAGCTGTTCCATAGGATCTTCTATTTCTTCAGAATTCCATACCCAG gCAACAGATAGTGAGGAAGACGACGCTGTCATAGGTCCAATGCCTGCAAAAGGACCAGTAGAATCCAGTGTAACTAGAGACTTTGAACGCAGAGCTCAGCGAATGAAAGAAAAACTTACTTCAGATGAT gATGGGTCCAAGCAAGTTTCAAGGGAGTCTTGGATGACTGAGCTTCCACCAGAATTGAAAGGCTTTGGATTGGGCCCAAGAACTTTCAAGAGAAGAACAGATGAGAAATCAGGAGATAAGTCAATTTGGACAGATACTCCAGCTGACAGAGAGAGGAAAGCCCAA GAAATGCAAGAAGCAAAGAAGTCAGCCAGTAAAGATGATGAAGAAATTGTATTATCGGCAAGAGACAAGAGACTGGCTGAGCAGCTGTCTTCATACAAT GACTCAAAAAGATCAGAATCTCTCATGGATATGCATCATAAAAAATTAAAGAGCAAAGCAACTGAAGATAAGAAACCTCAAGAGAGGAGGCCATTTGACCGAGACCAGGACCTCCAAGTCAATCGATTTGATGAAGTTCAAAAGAAAGCCCTGATAAAGAAATCCAGAGAGTTAAACACCAGGTTTTCACATAGCAAAGGCAATATGTTTTTATAA